The stretch of DNA tcaacttcataacaacttgtttttcatgttcatagatgccgagtatctctttctttatcgtatttcgtgaaggaagttgaaataatggttgaattgttgtcacgaatctaataaaaccaatatggtccactattgacaatggatattcatgcaatataatcattgttgcaagttccctcttggcattttcttcattataagctccacaagccaattccttttagccacttgaaatcttagaaaaaagtgttttttgtcccccttttccttttgctaaagccttcttttgaatacatatgtttgtatgatggtgcaagtgctttgttccattctttgtttctccaccaagcagtttcttgcaatagttacatttagctttgtattttccatcaacttttatcttttcaaagtgttcccacacaacacttttcaatttccctttctcaggctctacttgtgttgttgaatgtatttcatcatgaacttctgaaggtgtttgcgtagatggattcaatggagattgactgtcattattggaacttcgaaagggagttggttgttgtgaacactgtggtggacttggtacctgcaaatcttgatctcctgtgctcattttctctagaaactaacatacgtaacaaaaaaaatcaaacaaagtaaaaaggttaatttcttttttaacaaaatataaaaggaaaaccaataatcaagtttaaaaatatttcaaatattttttatactattaaaaatttatattataccacttaaacgaaatagcacaaataacaaaattaaattaataataattcaaatttaaacatagattcttcatcttttgatcttgaattaaattaaggatttatgcaattgagcacttaaaattgagaattaaacattatcatgaaacaaaaaataaataataaataaaattatcataaatgagtaaagataattaaatgtgtgacccaaatttgagaatatccatttgaacataacataacgaaaaaaaaatgtataattaagattatgataaaagcaaaagtaccttgaagatctgcttaaaccttaaagaacaagccaaacaattaaaagagagtaaaaaagtgtataaccaaagtaacaaaaagaagagctacaaaataagagtcaaacattttcatgaaaataaataaataaataaagataatcaaatgtgtaacctaaaaattatttcatagaatgaaattgaggaacttTATCAATCAACACTTCCGTCGTCCAATCtaaatgtcaaaaatataaagaataaatggaAATCTTTTGGTCTTCCAAGAATTTTGCATTTTGAATTATGACTctatttattatgaacaacaacaatcatGATTTGTGAGACTCaatcaaacatataattaagtttaagacattcacaaaaaatattatttatcaattttaagtatataaaaaatatacaatttttatatcatcatgTTGTTTTTTTGGAGATGTTATCTGCTTTTTTATTTATCGTTAAGGATTAATACAAAATGCAAAATCTTCTTCTAATAATGTGCTTGAAAATCGATTAatctaatattacttattacggttgtattcttaactttatatcaattatggttttaaaatattgcattgaaaaccaaaatcttcttctattaatgtgtttgaaaattgattgatctaatattactgattatggttgtattcttaactttatatcaatttatgattaaatttaaatattaatttaagaataaatttatatttatgtagaattaatgtaatattatcattatatatttttatataatattaaattatattgaatttacattgggaattattttttttttcatttaatatccTTCGAAACCGAACTTTTCttatagttgatttttttaaacatcAAGCAGCAAAtaatattaggtaatatattcATTCCGtgtgtttttagaataaaattcaaaattaattcattgaaaataaaatcgttttttggttttaagttgtgaaaaattaatcataatacatataataatattaataaattttgaattcaaatttgaaaacgtAACagacattaaaagaaaaaggatgtgataacaaaatttaaatttaacatttaaaatgaaaaatatatacaaaaagctaatttttgtaataaatactttaatattattgataaaaatatataaattcaaatatgcAAAAAATTGATGATccataatgatataataatatattataaaatataataatatgtaataatgtaaatataaaatataataatattaatataattaaaatataaggtaaaaaataaaaattataaattttttaaaattttaaagatatggaaataattaactatttcaatttCACTATTATTGCAAGATTAAGATTCGAAAATTGGAATTCGAAATATATACAGTAACATTTTCTCTAAAAGCGATTATCAAACTGAAGCTTTCGAATGAAAGTGAGTGtgactaattaaaccaaaaatatattaataaaatttgaattttgacattcaaaaaaaaattgtgaaatagTGTAAGTTTTTTAATAGATTCATATAATGTCTTTAAacaactttcaaatatttttaacttataagaaATGTTCGTATtgaatatattatcaaaatctaaaaaatgataaattgaaaaaatttaatggaaatacattaatattcacaattaaaataataaaagttaaaaatatgatataaaaataaacaagtaatataatatttagaaacAAAAGCTTCGTGGTtcgtaataatataataatatattaatatattagtcttaatatgataataacaatagtaaaaataattaaaatatggtgtaaaataataaataaataattgtaaaatttaaatatgaattttaaatatttttaaataatttttacatatttttgacGTTTTacataaacttaaataataatttaaaaaataatttttataacatagacattggtatatcattacaacttaaaattatacattcttaaaatttttaaagatataaaaattactaatgatctcgatttcaatatttttttttctaaattaagatatatattgtcaaatttgaaattcaaaatatatagtaataaagtttgaatttaaattttaaattttaaaagctataaaatatgggagcaaagttaaaatttgaaattcaaaattcaaaaaaattgtgaaaaaaggACTTCATAGATGAGTCTACCAGGGCTTTTTTGTAAATCTGGGTCATTTTGACcaataatttgtaaatatggGTCCTTTGAAAACTTTTTTGTAAATCTGGGTCATGTCGTCAGGGGGGAGAACGACATTCAAGAAGAAGTCGTCCTCCCAAAGGctggtttccttttttttttttttaaatcgaaGTCGCTAGGCGGGAGACTGGTTTCTGCACTGAAGTCGTCAGGCAGAAGACtggtttcagttttttttttaacgttacacttttattttattttttaaaaattttcagttttcttttttttaaccttaatttattttacacaaTTTTCTTAAGAGTAgttattacatttaatttaatttattgggaattaattttgttattggtaaaataaagtaattttaaaaaatacataaataacataatttaaatgcGCAACCTAAATGAtacgtaataaaaataacagaataaaaattacataataaaagtaacagaataaaaattacataataaaaataacacaataaaaattacataataaaaattacataataaaaattacataataaaattactaacGATAGGGACAGTTGCCCCTATGATGTCCTTCATTTCTACAATATGAACATTTGCTTCGTCTATTTGGATTTGGTTCATCCATCTCATTATGGATTATATTAGTTGGTGGTCTTCCCCTTACCCTACGACGCATGTTTGGGTCTGAAATGAAATTTGGTCCGGTGTATGGTGACCAATATTCTTTATTCCTAACCGGATGAAATTGTATTTCATATGCTTTATTGATGTTGTAGAGGCTATAAACTGGATGGATTTATGAGGTTAGGTCTATATGCGAGAAAGAGCAAACAACTATTACGTGATGACAAGGCAGTCGAAGAGCTTGAAAATGACCACAATCACACCACCAATCATTTAATCTAACTGTAAAAGACATTGGTAGGCGGTGATCATGTGGAGAAAACATCTCTTGAActtgaaattcattattttctcttgAGTATCGACGAACTTGACACATTCCCGCttgttgttgattttttctAATGATAGCATTAATTTCCTCTGTATATTGGTGGCCTGCTCGAACATGGAGTCTGCCTTAACCCCTCTCTCAACAAACCATGTTGCGGTCCTTTCAAATGTTGCCCTAATTAGAGCACAAATTGGTAATGAACGAGctctttttaaaacaaaattcatacaTTCTGCCAGGTTTGTTGCCATGTGCCCGAATCTACTACCTCCATCGTAGGCCTGagtccatttttgtagtggtatcCTGTCAATCCAAGATGCCACTTCTGGTGAATAGGATCTCAATGCTGCCAATTTAGCATCCAATATGGGTTGTTTCACCTCGTAAGCtgtaaaaatacaattatattagttagtttaattattgaatgtggtgaatgaaagaaaaaaattattacccaTATTCTTTAACCGGTTCTTCAATTCGtgattcttgaattttttgttgaaatttgaagTAATATGACGTATGCCTTTCCCCCTGTCTGTTATCAAGCAGAGGTTTGATTGTGGTGTAACATGCTCCCTTAAGAGTTGAAAAAACCATATTAAGGCCTCCTTTGTTTCTCCTTCCACTATTGCGAAGGCCAAAGGGAATATGTTACGTGACCCATCTTGAGCTAGTGTTGTTAGCAATGTTCCTTGATATCTTCTTGTCAGAAATGTCCCATCTACTTGGACAACTGGCTTGCAATAGTTAAACCCTTGGATGCATGGTCCAAAAGACCAAAATACGTGTTCCATAATATAGCAAGAATGGTCAGGTTGGCCACTTACTTGTACAGGAGATCCAGTGCATTGAATTATTGTGCCGGGATTGCTTTGTTGTACAACTTGATACCACCTGGGAAGTTCATTGTAAGACTCTTCCCAATCTCCGAACTCCTTAGCAAGCGCTTTTTGCTTACCATTCCAGGCTTTGTCATATGAAACTGAATATCCGAAACGATGTTTAATTTCAGCTATCAAACTTTTGATAGGTGTGGAAGGGTTTTCCTTTACAAAGTTCATCACAATATAACCAATTTGGTTGGAATCAAGGTTGACATTATTTGCAGGTTGCATGGTTGACAAATAGGTGTGTGATCCGTCAATCTTTCTAATTTCCCAATTCAAACTTCGGTTGTTATAAGCAGCCCGTAAACGCCACGGGCAGCCTTTTTTGTAGTCGACACATCGACATATAAATT from Vigna unguiculata cultivar IT97K-499-35 chromosome 8, ASM411807v1, whole genome shotgun sequence encodes:
- the LOC114195086 gene encoding uncharacterized protein LOC114195086, yielding MADQLNQYLDILSDFSEDKLVTDQYTVHTTNHSGSSSHTSLQASNPLTENSLCVGMSFDTKESTVSCIKQYHIDNGYRFVVFESKSEKFICRCVDYKKGCPWRLRAAYNNRSLNWEIRKIDGSHTYLSTMQPANNVNLDSNQIGYIVMNFVKENPSTPIKSLIAEIKHRFGYSVSYDKAWNGKQKALAKEFGDWEESYNELPRWYQVVQQSNPGTIIQCTGSPVQVSGQPDHSCYIMEHVFWSFGPCIQGFNYCKPVVQVDGTFLTRRYQGTLLTTLAQDGSRNIFPLAFAIVEGETKEALIWFFQLLREHVTPQSNLCLITDRGKGIRHITSNFNKKFKNHELKNRLKNMAYEVKQPILDAKLAALRSYSPEVASWIDRIPLQKWTQAYDGGSRFGHMATNLAECMNFVLKRARSLPICALIRATFERTATWFVERGVKADSMFEQATNIQRKLMLSLEKINNKRECVKFVDTQEKIMNFKFKRCFLHMITAYQCLLQLD